From Topomyia yanbarensis strain Yona2022 chromosome 1, ASM3024719v1, whole genome shotgun sequence, one genomic window encodes:
- the LOC131695684 gene encoding bromodomain adjacent to zinc finger domain protein 1A isoform X1 — protein MPLLRRKLFEKVSGPERLRDGDEVFYCETTNEIFSNYEDYFHRVMLISSIVWSCSITGKPNLTYAEALESEKQARKLLKSFPHAVKGPLLLIASHTKRSSLNELLEDVFSFIKDHYFKGEELDAIDPNKKLYRSVTILDVIPPNIKTSPIKSEKMKYRVQSDDGRKPKEWTVNAENIKRDRFSTTRDKCKLFLKLHVEQVAGVLKIKEASLKKFVVDEGITTEQVFFGKPPDFEQSKRLKNAEEKKHRQEQEKSIVSPSQQKQKKKKNSSEHSAKDGKQQSIAKYLNKSTEDGNKQDDNDVDKKSDNLKEEMERIRKEKAEKDALEKKRLEEQKAILAEQVTIAIKKYNRVLDDQELSDQRVIPAPIPVSTIIGERHFSTFMYILEFMTSFAELLSIKDKFANGLTMELLERALLLKEVNGPLSDIFQVLLSTLFSHQIEEENEVAVRFDPAADCGNRKTGMAALKKATEAAIWCESHYCSKLNELPMDSTTISELLRLHFLTSGALIEEKGAKWRYSMRGGYQSFDDPGVQLVLDFPHIFRALKSYTVFQLPAGDILKILKCLIDQLLTYGSVRELVEERLEKSRTAKQQYLTANVAKRKREAGVASKKWDMRGEIKKKVVALEGSVEEKVALRKELEEKMAQEIIKMDAEAERDIKILQKDIDKFKESFFDYQIYLGTDRANRSYWLFESLPGLFVEHDRTFSGRCLDMPTSHLPGLASCPADQRKKFITQTIMNNKLSENDKENKVTTGELIEKLMLNGCVKLKGLNDQNKATVNGVTDDASGVIKKEMSSPTNEELLMCTANPKACPVHTENFPGTIQWGFYHTEEQINALIESLNSRGIREKMLRENLENEKELILTHIKDCPVEKITTNSAQRDAIMAEIIAKYSKKYDAPNFNHEPGTDANVIFEATLRENLLELESKITVGYLGCMKVTDREQWREALEHFEYKQLSEPLLWGPNRVVTLKEKKDDQEEADEGMEDGVSDEENEKQLVMNVKDPGYDLPDTMIVESEDSSDEAISLHDSATLKEKVHSLAKALLQIEQCIDSKFFRYPFGPEKQTKDKATMTKKMILGQQNIARWEETLMRATSFSQIFLYYNVLYDAIQWSRSAERIACMICRRKGDPDMTLLCDDCNRACHMYCLKPKLKQVPEGDWFCVKCRPEDYVKKKQTKKRKVFVEEEPVEEETAEEELDETVGDDNGDKESSDEYEELICKKCKVAGASAVCCTCSTAYHPECTKSLSSTPKKKWNCDKCSKNFSNEPRNAKKKNKNKKKNKKKVAVRLAAAPAQDDSFDYSEIDVEAEVDDTFLDDEQIDDVEAIEIEDVQEKTSKKRNSKRKVSDEETNSSDDEPLISKAKRNRRSSSKRSMSNGYHADDAAVSPPTSKPRRSVLTNPASDDLDSSSSRRARRTADNLPLNSVALYTLLDDILKHQESWPFDRPVSVKEVPDYYTIIKNPMDFAKIKSKLNMGEYTINEQMMNDVQLVFRNCDLYNTDETEIYQAGRSLERYVLQRAEELSLPFKPSDMLKNDDSKNGKLSTTVNGDLCIHDSMSGNGKRKSTKM, from the exons CATCAAAACCAGTCCTATAAAATCGGAAAAAATGAAGTATCGCGTACAATCAGACGATGGCCGAAAACCGAAAGAGTGGACCGTGAACGCTGAAAATATAAAGCGTGATCGTTTTTCTACCACGCGTGACAAGTGCAAACTGTTTTTGAAACTGCACGTCGAGCAGGTGGCTGGTGTGTTGAAGATTAAGGAAGCTTCCCTTAAGAAGTTTGTCGTCGATGAGGGAATTACGACCGAACAGGTTTTCTTCGGCAAACCACCTGATTTCGAACAGTCGAAGCGCTTGAAGAATGCTGAAGAAAAAAAGCACCGCCAGGAACAGGAGAAATCAATTGTATCACCATCGCAACAAAAgcagaaaaagaagaaaaattctAGTGAACACAGCGCCAAGGATGGGAAACAGCAAAGTATTGCCAAATACTTAAATAAGTCCACCGAAGATGGTAATAAACAAGATGATAATGATGTGGATAAGAAATCTGATAATCTTAAAGAAGAAATGGAACGAATACGAAAAGAGAAAGCGGAGAAAGATGCATTGGAGAAGAAACGGCTGGAGGAACAAAAGGCTATTCTCGCGGAACAAGTAACGATTGCTATTAAAAAATACAATCGCGTTCTTGACGACCAAGAACTATCTGATCAACGAGTGATTCCAGCGCCAATACCGGTTAGCACTATAATTGGGGAGAGACATTTCAGCACATTTATGTACATTTTAGAGTTCATGACATCTTTTGCTGAATTACTATCGATCAAGGACAAGTTTGCCAACGGTCTGACAATGGAATTGTTAGAGAGGGCATTGTTGTTAAAGGAGGTGAATGGCCCACTCAGTGATATCTTCCAGGTACTTCTGAGTACACTCTTTTCTCATCAaatagaagaagaaaatgaagtaGCTGTTCGGTTTGATCCTGCTGCAGATTGCGGAAACCGCAAAACTGGAATGGCAGCTCTCAAAAAAGCAACGGAGGCTGCAATCTGGTGTGAATCTCACTACTGCTCCAAACTTAATGAGTTGCCGATGGATTCAACTACCATATCAGAACTTCTTCGTCTCCATTTCTTGACATCTGGCGCACTTATCGAAGAAAAGGGGGCTAAATGGCGGTATTCAATGCGAGGGGGCTACCAAAGCTTCGACGACCCTGGTGTTCAACTCGTGCTTGATTTTCCGCACATATTTAGAGCACTCAAATCGTACACAGTATTCCAGCTTCCAGCTGGTGACATCCTAAAGATCTTAAAATGTCTTATAGACCAGCTGTTAACGTACGGCAGTGTAAGGGAACTTGTAGAGGAACGTCTTGAAAAATCTAGGACAGCTAAGCAACAATATCTCACGGCAAATGTCGCTAAGAGAAAGCGCGAAGCTGGCGTTGCCTCAAAAAAATGGGACATGAGAGGCGAGATCAAGAAAAAG GTTGTAGCTCTCGAAGGCTCAGTAGAAGAGAAGGTAGCACTACggaaggagctggaagaaaaaaTGGCTCAGGAAATAATCAAAATGGATGCAGAGGCAGAGCGTGAcataaaaatattgcaaaaagaCATCGATAAATTCAAGGAAAGTTTCTTTGACTATCAGATTTATCTTGGTACAGATCGCGCGAATCGCAGCTATTGGTTGTTTGAATCACTTCCCGGCCTATTTGTGGAACATGATCGAACGTTTAGCGGTAGATGTCTAGATATGCCCACTTCTCATTTGCCTGGTCTTGCTTCCTGTCCAGCGGATCAACGGAAAAAGTTCATCACTCAGACTATTATGAACAACAAACTAAGCGAAAACGATAAAGAAAATAAAGTAACTACTGGcgaacttattgaaaaattgatgctgaACGGATGCGTAAAACTAAAAGGATTGAACGATCAAAATAAAGCAACGGTTAACGGTGTCACTGACGATGCGTCAGGAGTAATTAAGAAGGAAATGTCATCTCCAACCAACGAGGAACTTCTTATGTGCACTGCGAATCCGAAGGCTTGTCCAGTTCACACCGAAAATTTCCCAGGAACCATCCAATGGGGTTTCTATCACACTGAAGAGCAAATAAATGCTTTAATAGAAAGCTTGAACTCGAGAGGTATAcgtgaaaaaatgttgcgcgaaaatttggaaaatgagAAAGAATTGATACTCACTCATATCAAGGATTGTCCTGTCGAAAAAATAACTACAAACTCGGCTCAGCGCGATGCGATTATGGCTGAAATTATTGCGAAATATAGCAAAAAGTATGATGCTCCTAATTTCAATCATGAACCAGGAACCGACGCAAATGTTATATTTGAAGCAACTTTGCGCGAAAACTTGTTGGAACTGGAGTCtaaaattacggtgggatattTGGGCTGCATGAAAGTTACGGATCGAGAACAGTGGCGCGAAGCGCTTGAACATTTTGAGTATAAACAGCTTTCCGAACCACTCCTTTGGGGTCCCAATAGGGTGGTAACATTAAAGGAGAAGAAAGATGACCAAGAAGAAGCAGATGAAGGCATGGAAGATGGTGTTTCggatgaagaaaatgaaaaacaattggTTATGAACGTTAAAGATCCTGGTTATGATTTGCCTGATACAATGATAGTAGAGTCTGAAGACTCGAGCGACGAAGCCATTTCATTGCATGATTCGGCTACCTTAAAAGAAAAAGTTCATTCTTTAGCCAAGGCATTGCTTCAAATCGAACAGTGCATTGATTCCAAGTTCTTTCGATATCCATTTGGCccagaaaaacaaacaaaagataAAGCTACAATGACAAAGAAAATGATATTAGGGCAACAGAATATTGCGCGTTGGGAAGAGACTTTGATGCGCGCAACCagtttttctcaaatttttctGTATTACAACGTGCTGTACGATGCTATTCAATGGTCCAGATCGGCAGAGCGTATTGCCTGCATGATTTGCCGTAGAAAAGGTGACCCGGATATGACGCTGCTGTGCGATGATTGCAATCGCGCTTGTCACATGTACTGTCTTAAACCTAAACTGAAGCAGGTTCCGGAGGGAGATTGGTTCTGCGTAAAATGCCGCCCGGAAGATTATGTCAAGAAGAAGCAAACTAAAAAACGAAAGGTATTTGTAGAAGAAGAACCTGTCGAGGAAGAGACAGCCGAAGAAGAGCTTGATGAGACAGTTGGCGATGATAACGGTGACAAAGAAAGTTCGGACGAATATGaggaattaatttgcaaaaagtGCAAAGTTGCTGGGGCGTCGGCGGTTTGTTGCACCTGTAGCACAGCATACCATCCGGAATGTACCAAATCGCTTAGTAGTACACCCAAAAAGAAATGGAACTGCGACAAGTGTAGCAAAAATTTCTCGAATGAACCCAgaaatgcaaagaaaaaaaataaaaacaagaaaaaaaataaaaaaaaagtagcAGTTCGATTGGCTGCTGCACCGGCTCAAGATGATAGTTTTGACTATTCAGAAATCGATGTTGAAGCTGAGGTTGACGATACATTCCTAGACGATGAACAAATCGATGACGTTGAAGCGATAGAAATCGAAGATGTACAGGAAAAGACATCAAAAAAACGAAATTCCAAGCGCAAAGTTTCAGATGAAGAAACAAACAGTAGCGATGATGAACCTCTAATTTCTAAGGCTAAACGAAATCGTCGATCCTCATCTAAACGTTCCATGTCCAATGGGTATCATGCCGATGATGCAGCAGTATCTCCCCCGACCAGTAAACCCAGACGATCTGTCTTGACAAATCCCGCTAGTGATGATTTGGATTCATCGAGCTCTCGTCGCGCAAGACGTACTGCTGACAACCTACCGTTAAATAGTGTAGCTCTGTATACGCTTCTTGATGATATCCTGAAGCATCAAGAATCATGGCCATTCGACAGACCAGTTTCTGTTAAGGAAGTACCAGATTATTACACTATAATTAAAAATCCCATGGACTTTGCCAAGATAAAATCAAAGTTAAATATGGGCGAATACACAATCAACGAACAAATGATGAATGACGTGCAATTGGTATTCCGGAATTGCGACCTATACAATACAGATGAAACCGAGATTTACCA AGCCGGCCGAAGCTTAGAGCGTTACGTACTTCAACGCGCTGAAGAATTGTCGCTACCATTCAAACCCAGCGACATGCTAAAAAACGATGACTCCAAAAATGGTAAGTTGTCAACAACGGTCAATGGTGATTTGTGTATCCATGATAGCATGAGTGGGAATGGAAAGCGCAAATCTACAAAAATGTGA
- the LOC131695684 gene encoding bromodomain adjacent to zinc finger domain protein 1A isoform X2 encodes MPLLRRKLFEKVSGPERLRDGDEVFYCETTNEIFSNYEDYFHRVMLISSIVWSCSITGKPNLTYAEALESEKQARKLLKSFPHAVKGPLLLIASHTKRSSLNELLEDVFSFIKDHYFKGEELDAIDPNKKLYRSVTILDVIPPNIKTSPIKSEKMKYRVQSDDGRKPKEWTVNAENIKRDRFSTTRDKCKLFLKLHVEQVAGVLKIKEASLKKFVVDEGITTEQVFFGKPPDFEQSKRLKNAEEKKHRQEQEKSIVSPSQQKQKKKKNSSEHSAKDGKQQSIAKYLNKSTEDGNKQDDNDVDKKSDNLKEEMERIRKEKAEKDALEKKRLEEQKAILAEQVTIAIKKYNRVLDDQELSDQRVIPAPIPVSTIIGERHFSTFMYILEFMTSFAELLSIKDKFANGLTMELLERALLLKEVNGPLSDIFQVLLSTLFSHQIEEENEVAVRFDPAADCGNRKTGMAALKKATEAAIWCESHYCSKLNELPMDSTTISELLRLHFLTSGALIEEKGAKWRYSMRGGYQSFDDPGVQLVLDFPHIFRALKSYTVFQLPAGDILKILKCLIDQLLTYGSVRELVEERLEKSRTAKQQYLTANVAKRKREAGVASKKWDMRGEIKKKVVALEGSVEEKVALRKELEEKMAQEIIKMDAEAERDIKILQKDIDKFKESFFDYQIYLGTDRANRSYWLFESLPGLFVEHDRTFSGRCLDMPTSHLPGLASCPADQRKKFITQTIMNNKLSENDKENKVTTGELIEKLMLNGCVKLKGLNDQNKATVNGVTDDASGVIKKEMSSPTNEELLMCTANPKACPVHTENFPGTIQWGFYHTEEQINALIESLNSRGIREKMLRENLENEKELILTHIKDCPVEKITTNSAQRDAIMAEIIAKYSKKYDAPNFNHEPGTDANVIFEATLRENLLELESKITVGYLGCMKVTDREQWREALEHFEYKQLSEPLLWGPNRVVTLKEKKDDQEEADEGMEDGVSDEENEKQLVMNVKDPGYDLPDTMIVESEDSSDEAISLHDSATLKEKVHSLAKALLQIEQCIDSKFFRYPFGPEKQTKDKATMTKKMILGQQNIARWEETLMRATSFSQIFLYYNVLYDAIQWSRSAERIACMICRRKGDPDMTLLCDDCNRACHMYCLKPKLKQVPEGDWFCVKCRPEDYVKKKQTKKRKVFVEEEPVEEETAEEELDETVGDDNGDKESSDEYEELICKKCKVAGASAVCCTCSTAYHPECTKSLSSTPKKKWNCDKCSKNFSNEPRNAKKKNKNKKKNKKKVAVRLAAAPAQDDSFDYSEIDVEAEVDDTFLDDEQIDDVEAIEIEDVQEKTSKKRNSKRKVSDEETNSSDDEPLISKAKRNRRSSSKRSMSNGYHADDAAVSPPTSKPRRSVLTNPASDDLDSSSSRRARRTADNLPLNSVALYTLLDDILKHQESWPFDRPVSVKEVPDYYTIIKNPMDFAKIKSKLNMGEYTINEQMMNDVQLVFRNCDLYNTDETEIYQAGRSLERYVLQRAEELSLPFKPSDMLKNDDSKNARCSVLDMTVLARALAHRCSCCLLAQ; translated from the exons CATCAAAACCAGTCCTATAAAATCGGAAAAAATGAAGTATCGCGTACAATCAGACGATGGCCGAAAACCGAAAGAGTGGACCGTGAACGCTGAAAATATAAAGCGTGATCGTTTTTCTACCACGCGTGACAAGTGCAAACTGTTTTTGAAACTGCACGTCGAGCAGGTGGCTGGTGTGTTGAAGATTAAGGAAGCTTCCCTTAAGAAGTTTGTCGTCGATGAGGGAATTACGACCGAACAGGTTTTCTTCGGCAAACCACCTGATTTCGAACAGTCGAAGCGCTTGAAGAATGCTGAAGAAAAAAAGCACCGCCAGGAACAGGAGAAATCAATTGTATCACCATCGCAACAAAAgcagaaaaagaagaaaaattctAGTGAACACAGCGCCAAGGATGGGAAACAGCAAAGTATTGCCAAATACTTAAATAAGTCCACCGAAGATGGTAATAAACAAGATGATAATGATGTGGATAAGAAATCTGATAATCTTAAAGAAGAAATGGAACGAATACGAAAAGAGAAAGCGGAGAAAGATGCATTGGAGAAGAAACGGCTGGAGGAACAAAAGGCTATTCTCGCGGAACAAGTAACGATTGCTATTAAAAAATACAATCGCGTTCTTGACGACCAAGAACTATCTGATCAACGAGTGATTCCAGCGCCAATACCGGTTAGCACTATAATTGGGGAGAGACATTTCAGCACATTTATGTACATTTTAGAGTTCATGACATCTTTTGCTGAATTACTATCGATCAAGGACAAGTTTGCCAACGGTCTGACAATGGAATTGTTAGAGAGGGCATTGTTGTTAAAGGAGGTGAATGGCCCACTCAGTGATATCTTCCAGGTACTTCTGAGTACACTCTTTTCTCATCAaatagaagaagaaaatgaagtaGCTGTTCGGTTTGATCCTGCTGCAGATTGCGGAAACCGCAAAACTGGAATGGCAGCTCTCAAAAAAGCAACGGAGGCTGCAATCTGGTGTGAATCTCACTACTGCTCCAAACTTAATGAGTTGCCGATGGATTCAACTACCATATCAGAACTTCTTCGTCTCCATTTCTTGACATCTGGCGCACTTATCGAAGAAAAGGGGGCTAAATGGCGGTATTCAATGCGAGGGGGCTACCAAAGCTTCGACGACCCTGGTGTTCAACTCGTGCTTGATTTTCCGCACATATTTAGAGCACTCAAATCGTACACAGTATTCCAGCTTCCAGCTGGTGACATCCTAAAGATCTTAAAATGTCTTATAGACCAGCTGTTAACGTACGGCAGTGTAAGGGAACTTGTAGAGGAACGTCTTGAAAAATCTAGGACAGCTAAGCAACAATATCTCACGGCAAATGTCGCTAAGAGAAAGCGCGAAGCTGGCGTTGCCTCAAAAAAATGGGACATGAGAGGCGAGATCAAGAAAAAG GTTGTAGCTCTCGAAGGCTCAGTAGAAGAGAAGGTAGCACTACggaaggagctggaagaaaaaaTGGCTCAGGAAATAATCAAAATGGATGCAGAGGCAGAGCGTGAcataaaaatattgcaaaaagaCATCGATAAATTCAAGGAAAGTTTCTTTGACTATCAGATTTATCTTGGTACAGATCGCGCGAATCGCAGCTATTGGTTGTTTGAATCACTTCCCGGCCTATTTGTGGAACATGATCGAACGTTTAGCGGTAGATGTCTAGATATGCCCACTTCTCATTTGCCTGGTCTTGCTTCCTGTCCAGCGGATCAACGGAAAAAGTTCATCACTCAGACTATTATGAACAACAAACTAAGCGAAAACGATAAAGAAAATAAAGTAACTACTGGcgaacttattgaaaaattgatgctgaACGGATGCGTAAAACTAAAAGGATTGAACGATCAAAATAAAGCAACGGTTAACGGTGTCACTGACGATGCGTCAGGAGTAATTAAGAAGGAAATGTCATCTCCAACCAACGAGGAACTTCTTATGTGCACTGCGAATCCGAAGGCTTGTCCAGTTCACACCGAAAATTTCCCAGGAACCATCCAATGGGGTTTCTATCACACTGAAGAGCAAATAAATGCTTTAATAGAAAGCTTGAACTCGAGAGGTATAcgtgaaaaaatgttgcgcgaaaatttggaaaatgagAAAGAATTGATACTCACTCATATCAAGGATTGTCCTGTCGAAAAAATAACTACAAACTCGGCTCAGCGCGATGCGATTATGGCTGAAATTATTGCGAAATATAGCAAAAAGTATGATGCTCCTAATTTCAATCATGAACCAGGAACCGACGCAAATGTTATATTTGAAGCAACTTTGCGCGAAAACTTGTTGGAACTGGAGTCtaaaattacggtgggatattTGGGCTGCATGAAAGTTACGGATCGAGAACAGTGGCGCGAAGCGCTTGAACATTTTGAGTATAAACAGCTTTCCGAACCACTCCTTTGGGGTCCCAATAGGGTGGTAACATTAAAGGAGAAGAAAGATGACCAAGAAGAAGCAGATGAAGGCATGGAAGATGGTGTTTCggatgaagaaaatgaaaaacaattggTTATGAACGTTAAAGATCCTGGTTATGATTTGCCTGATACAATGATAGTAGAGTCTGAAGACTCGAGCGACGAAGCCATTTCATTGCATGATTCGGCTACCTTAAAAGAAAAAGTTCATTCTTTAGCCAAGGCATTGCTTCAAATCGAACAGTGCATTGATTCCAAGTTCTTTCGATATCCATTTGGCccagaaaaacaaacaaaagataAAGCTACAATGACAAAGAAAATGATATTAGGGCAACAGAATATTGCGCGTTGGGAAGAGACTTTGATGCGCGCAACCagtttttctcaaatttttctGTATTACAACGTGCTGTACGATGCTATTCAATGGTCCAGATCGGCAGAGCGTATTGCCTGCATGATTTGCCGTAGAAAAGGTGACCCGGATATGACGCTGCTGTGCGATGATTGCAATCGCGCTTGTCACATGTACTGTCTTAAACCTAAACTGAAGCAGGTTCCGGAGGGAGATTGGTTCTGCGTAAAATGCCGCCCGGAAGATTATGTCAAGAAGAAGCAAACTAAAAAACGAAAGGTATTTGTAGAAGAAGAACCTGTCGAGGAAGAGACAGCCGAAGAAGAGCTTGATGAGACAGTTGGCGATGATAACGGTGACAAAGAAAGTTCGGACGAATATGaggaattaatttgcaaaaagtGCAAAGTTGCTGGGGCGTCGGCGGTTTGTTGCACCTGTAGCACAGCATACCATCCGGAATGTACCAAATCGCTTAGTAGTACACCCAAAAAGAAATGGAACTGCGACAAGTGTAGCAAAAATTTCTCGAATGAACCCAgaaatgcaaagaaaaaaaataaaaacaagaaaaaaaataaaaaaaaagtagcAGTTCGATTGGCTGCTGCACCGGCTCAAGATGATAGTTTTGACTATTCAGAAATCGATGTTGAAGCTGAGGTTGACGATACATTCCTAGACGATGAACAAATCGATGACGTTGAAGCGATAGAAATCGAAGATGTACAGGAAAAGACATCAAAAAAACGAAATTCCAAGCGCAAAGTTTCAGATGAAGAAACAAACAGTAGCGATGATGAACCTCTAATTTCTAAGGCTAAACGAAATCGTCGATCCTCATCTAAACGTTCCATGTCCAATGGGTATCATGCCGATGATGCAGCAGTATCTCCCCCGACCAGTAAACCCAGACGATCTGTCTTGACAAATCCCGCTAGTGATGATTTGGATTCATCGAGCTCTCGTCGCGCAAGACGTACTGCTGACAACCTACCGTTAAATAGTGTAGCTCTGTATACGCTTCTTGATGATATCCTGAAGCATCAAGAATCATGGCCATTCGACAGACCAGTTTCTGTTAAGGAAGTACCAGATTATTACACTATAATTAAAAATCCCATGGACTTTGCCAAGATAAAATCAAAGTTAAATATGGGCGAATACACAATCAACGAACAAATGATGAATGACGTGCAATTGGTATTCCGGAATTGCGACCTATACAATACAGATGAAACCGAGATTTACCA AGCCGGCCGAAGCTTAGAGCGTTACGTACTTCAACGCGCTGAAGAATTGTCGCTACCATTCAAACCCAGCGACATGCTAAAAAACGATGACTCCAAAAATG CTCGGTGCAGCGTGCTGGATATGACCGTGCTAGCGAGAGCTCTTGCTCATCGGTGCTCGTGCTGCTTGTTAGCTCAATGA